The genomic stretch TCATCCTGCAGGTAACCATGACAATGTCACAGCAAATGCATACGTTAACAGTGGAGGTACTGCAACCAACACCTCTGCAATCACCACACCATTAGTGCTGCCAGTCAGTCTTtcctctttttcttcttcttctctttcttcttcttctctctcttcttcttcctcctcttctccttcTCGCACCCTACGGGGCTGTCCGCCGTACCTCCGCCTGCCGCACCCTTTCCCTCCGCCGGGTCCCTCCTGATACACTTTGTCACACCGGCGAACTCTGTGACCAGCAGTGACCTTTCCGTCTTTCTTTCTGGAATCACTGCCCACTCTGAGGTTCTCCAAGAACCCAGATCTGCTTCCTCATGGCCTCGCTTTTGAGTGGAGCGCCCCCCTGTGGCAGGATCCTGCTTCTGCTCAAACACAAAACGCAAAGGCCACCGACAACTCGGTCACTGCGTGGCAAAGGGATACGTGCCCACCAGAGCCCCGCGGGGGGATCAAGTTGTTACCTTTGACTGGTTGTCACAGACATGGTGCGCCATGTGCTTCTTGGCAGAGGCCATGTCTCCTAGAAACTCTTCACACAGCTGGCAATAGAAGCCAACGACGGGGACGATAAAGTCACAGCCTGCAAAAGCAGAGGCAAGCAGACGTCACTGAAAACAGGGGTCTACTCCTGGTGGGCACAGTTTTTCATAGCAAACACTAAGTGCATGCAAATACCTTGATGCTCCAGTAACCTCTTGAGCTCCATGACATGGTATTCCTTTCTGCTCTCCACCTGGGCTGCTGGCTCTGCTCCTTTGATGACCTACGTGTTACAGGCCACAGATCAGTCATGGAGCCACGCGAGCAGCACCTGGTGCTCACTAACAAACCACGTAGGGTGTAACCGCAGTGCAAGCAGCACCTCGCATCTCTCTCCCGATGGCTTCTCTTGTTGGCACGAGCCGCTGTcactctgcatgctctctgccttAGAGGGAActacagacaaaaaaaatgtattggaATATTGCTATCTTGGCGTTCTGGTTACAGTTTACTACTCTCCATATCTGACCGCTGTTAAACCACAGGGACAGTAATTTACTGTCCAGATGGCATATTTTGCTGCACGAATGtcgcacagcagatatttttcgGTCACAAATGTCACATGACCGTCCATTTCATTCTGCAGTCTCACTTTACCTGGAACCGTCACTGGTGCAGACGGCAGCTCCGGCATCACCGGCTGCCGTGAGGGCGCAAGGTAGGCAGGGAAGAGGGGCCGCATGACACACTGCTGGCTCCCCATATGAGGGGTCCGTGTCCATGGGAAAGGCGAGCACGTAGTGGCAGCCTGCTGGTCCGCTGGGGGGTCCGAAGGTGCCcgacacactttcacagcacGGCCTTGGACACACTCTCTTCCAATGGTGTCTCCAAAGCTGCGCCCCCCTCCAGCCTTCGTGTCACGtcctggcactgtcacacaaatGGGGCCATCGCTGGGCCACACCCCCTGGACCGGCAGATGGGACGAGGGATGCTGGCGTGTCTCTAGGTGGCCAGGTGCTGCCGACTCTGTCCCCTTTCCCCGCAGCCCACTGGGTATCCTGGCTGCTTCAGCCACACCGAGGCCCAGCCCAGCGGCCTTCAGCAGAAGCTTCTTCACCTCCTCCACGCCCGGCTTCACTGCAGCTTCCTGCCTGCCCAGGGACTCTTTCTCGCTTTTAGGCTTTGCGCCCTCCTGTGTTGCAGGCTGATTCTGCGGCCGTGTGGATCCCACCAGGGATGAGGCACCAGCCAGCTCCTCCCTTACCTCCTCTTCATCCCCATAGAGGAACCGCTCCTCGTCCTCTATGTCTGTGAAGTTCTTCTTCCCGTCCTGCTGGCTTCCTGAATCTCCCATCAGGCCCAAAATGCGGGAGAACCCGCCCACGTCCAGTCCGACCTTCTCGTGAGGGAGGAGAGAATCACAGATCTTCTCCGTCCGTGTCTCCTGTTGCACGCCGGAGACATTGACTACTTTTTCACCCATCTCACGGGACTCCTCCCccatttcttccttcctttcccCCAGGATGGATGCCAGAAGACCTGACTCCATCCCCTTGGCGATGGTGTTGAGGAAGTGTCTGGCCTCCGTAGACATACTGCTGCCCTGCTGCTCCACGGTGCCCTCTCCTGGGGAGTCCTATACAAAGGTGGGCATAGCAGAGATGGGCATCAGGTCTACGCTCCTCACATGGTTTCATCACATGAAACAACAAATTAAAAACTCCTGAAAGCAGACATATACAAACAAGCGTATTAATGACTGTGCATTGCCTATCCACCAGTAAGCTCCCCACTCTCAGAAACTCGGACACAAACTTGCTGCCATGTGTATTGCAGTGTACTGGCCGCAGCCACACCCCCTCCATCCTGCCCGAGACAGAGCGAAACACAGTACCCGTCTCTGTAGGATGAGCCTCTTGGCCTCCAGCAGCAGCTTCTCCAGCTCTTTGCGTCGATGCACCAGCCGCAGCTTCCAGAGAATATCGGCAGTCCCATCCCCGAGACTCCTTTCCGCTCGCACGTTCGGACTCTCACTCCGCCCCTGGCTTTTTCCGCGGCTCCGACTCCTGCTGTGAGGACGGCTCTGGCTCCGCCCCCTGCTTTTCCCACGGCTCCGCCCCCTGCTTTTCCCACGGCTCCTGCTTCGAGACCGGGTTCTGCTCCGCCCCCTGCTTCTCCTGGTGCCTTGTGGGCCTTGACTCCTGCCCCTGACTGGGCTCCTCCTCAAGAAACTGCAGCTGTCGAAGGCTGTGTCGTGGCGGGCAGTTGGGTACCGCACATCCCCTCTGTCATGCATTGCATGTATTCTTTCTCTGGCCGCAAGAAGTCGGAGAAATTCCTCACCGGCTTTGGCGCTGAAGGAGATGAGTGGGCAGTGAGCTAAGTTAATTGAACGTGACAGATTTCCCCAAACACCATGGAAAATATTATTCATAAAAGACCAAATGCACTGTCAGATGTCACAAACAAGCGTGGACCTGACACCCATCTCTATTGCGGCACTTTTGCACAGGACTCCCCAGGAGAGGGCGCCATAGAGCATGTCTTGCATCCTTGACAGCTGTCACATCTTTACATATACAACCATTTTACTGTCTATTCAGGTTAGGTGCAAGAGGAGTGGGGGTGGAGAGGCTAGAGCCCATGTACGAGTAACTTAAGTTCGCTCCATTTTTGAAATGGCTATTACCAAACACCATGCAAGACTATCTCATTCATAAGGTCATATTTACTGCATAGATGTGTCCTCCCATCAGACGTCTCTGATGCCTCACCTGTTGTCCGGCTGTCGTTGGCCACCCTGTGCTGGTGGTGATCCGGCCTCCCCAGGGCACACAGACGAGGCTGCAGACTCCACGGAGATGCCCCTGTGAATAGATGCTGAGGCCTGAGGCTGAAGGGCAGAGAAAAGGCAGAATAATGAGAGCAGTGAGTGGCTCAATGGActgtgcctctgtgcctgtaaaTGGAAAGTCACTAGGTTGAGTCCAAGCCTCGGCAGAATAATCACATGTCCGTGAGTCGTTGTGCAAGCCTCTTAACCCTCAGCTCCATGGGCgctggatgctggctgaccctgtgctgtgaccttcaagtttgctctcacctgtatatgtgtcagCGTGTCTCAGGGAGAGCAAGATGGCGTAGGTGAAACGGGAACTTCCCCGCAGGGATGAATGAAACATCACTGTTCTATTTTAAAACTATTTACCTGACATACATCTGTTAATAGAACCAAGTCTATCTTATGCAACTGTAAATCTGTACAAATAAAAATGATCACGAAAGTCTTACTCAAAACCCAAGAAAAATCACTTTTACTATCGGGAAAAATGACGGGAGGTTGTGACACTTCAAAACAATCACTGAAAATATCCATTGCACCTACTTTTCCACTTGTCATTCAGCATTTACCCGATCTCACGGAAATATTAAAAacatattaaaaaatataatatagatattCATTGCATCTTCATCGTTATAATGCGATTTACCTGGCCGAAGCCATCTTCGCGGAGCCCGTCGCCCTGCCCTCGGCTCCCCCCCGAGCCGGGGAACGGCAGCACCTTGCACTGCGGAAGACGCTGTTGGGGCGGCGGAGGGAAAGCGGCTAAGTGCCGCACGCCCGGAGCATACGGCCCCCGGGGACCCGGCCGATCGGGACGCAACACTGAACCATAGGCGAGGTGATACCGAGTCACATCGGGAGTGGGGATCGTTAGGCCCCCTGGGCCGTACTGCCGCGCCTCTTCACTGTGCTGCAGATCACCACGAAACATGTCTGGCAAAAGCGCCTTCAGCTTTTGCTCATTATCTTTCGCGATCCTACTAAATTAAAAATcattaaggggaaaaaaagtgcACAACTGGACGTCGGCTACCAGGCCTGACTGCATTCTGAAATTCTGCAATACTTTACCGATCGGCAGATTTCAGAGGGAATAGATATAATACCGCCACCTAGAGCATGGGAAGGTGAACTGTAATCGATCAGTAATGTAAGATACATCAGCGTCTTCGGGGACCCTGAGCCGGGCCGTTTTTGCTCTATCCAGATTCCCTGAGAGTTGCGAAGGAGCAAAACCCCTCCTTCAGGACCTATGGTGTACGCATGATCCTAAGCTACTGCTTTGTGACTTTATAAAGGATGCATGGATGTAGTCCCCCTCTCCACACACCCAcaataaacattttatttttaatctctGTCAAACCAGTACCTGCCAAAAGAAAGACTAGACTACTAGAGCATAGGACCTCCTACTGCCGATGCATGATCTTAACCAGCTATTGATACGGACATTCATGAAATGATTCTTCAAAATCTCTACAATTCCTCTGCAGACCATTAGGCTGAAAACCCCCATCAGAAAAGTGGTCACTACTAATTTTTCTCTAAATCCTAATGGAGCTCATATTTCCTTTACATAAATACAAAGAATCAACCTCATACCTACTATAATAAGGTTAATGGGTTATCTCATTAACAGACATTTATGAGCCCCTGCGCACTGGCtaattttttattctcctcctctctcctcatgttactctgtttcttttcttctctcttcccatctcccgaccggtctaccccctactgtgatgtttgtgtatatgtatggtcgggttgatggccagttttttcgctggtactcgtgactagtgacatggtatattgcaacagcaataaagggtttcatcaatcaatcaatcaataatACAGTACTCAGTGTTTCATGGTTCTGTGTCTAACCTTAAATTTTATTGTTATATCTTTGCGCATTTACTGTAAGTCAACATCTCAGTTAAtctgtcatggcaaatacatgcCCTCATTAGGTTTAACATGACCAATGCTACACCGGATCTGTACTGTGTTAATGCACATCACTGACTTTCAAAGGTtgctctttattattattatttattatcattattaataataatatacagaTACGATTCCACGCATTTTTTAATATAATGGTTTTCTTTATTGATTCAAAATATATCTACTGTAGGCAGATTAAAACTTTTTGTTGTTAGTTGTCAGCAGCAGGTAACAGGCGAATGCAAGGTGCAGATCTCGCGTATCACATAAATACACCGTACAGACAGTCCTGCTGTGAGGCAAATGTAGTTCGGTTATTACCTGACTGGCTTTAAAATTGAAGGCACGTCACATTGGGTTTATTAATATTCACAATTTTTTAAGAaacttgttttaaaaaaaatcactagaAGCTACAACAGCCTTAGTGTCTATATCAGTCATGGTGGTGCTTATGCCGTCTCTTTCATAGTGGGTCCtgcttggtttcctgcctctgtGACACGAGGCAGGCTGAAGTATGAGCTGAATCTGAGGAGGAGGGCACATCTGCTCTGGGTGGAGCCTTTCTTGCAGATCATCTCCCTTTTTGGGGCAATATGATACAAATTCTGTCTAAATAGTCAGTTGTAGCACTTGGACGACAATGAAGAGCAACAGGATAGACAGCACAGACTTAGTGTCCATGGAAACATGACCACACAGCTGGGACACAGGCTTCTCTGTGGCGCATGACCGTCATTTGCCTGGATGCCGTCGTCAAACGCCACCTGGAAACAACCGGGTCTCGTCCGTTATTGGAAATGCTGGAAAATCGATAAAGAATGGATAACTTGAATGTAAACAGTTCAGAGGCAGCAGGAGGCTAGCGCTCATCAGGCGAAGTGCCCTGGCTGCTCTTATAGGCCTGGACAATCTCTGCCACAACGCTGGGGTCCTCCAGGGTGGAAATGTCCCCGAGGTTGTCAGCCTGCCCCGTGGCTATCTTCCTCAGGATCCGTCTCATGATTTTCCCCGATCGGGTCTTCGGGAGCCGCCTCACAACCTGTCCAGGATGGAGTTCTTTAGGACCGGGCTCTGTAGCATCCCTGGGTTCGTGTGGAGCACTGTGTTGACAAGGAGCACTTACCAGGAAGTGGTCAGGGACGGCATACTTGGCTATTTTGGATGCCACTAGGGCTCTCAGCTCCTCTATGACTTTGGTCTGGTCGAGGGAAGTGGCGTCTTTCAGGACCACAAATGCAAATGGGACTGTGGGAGCAGAAGAGGCCCATGAGAGCATTATGTGTCTGGCTCATTCCTAAGTGATGGCTTGGCTGTTACTAATACCGTATGGGAGTTTGtatttaccacattgtggggacctaatGTCTTTTACCTTTTAGCACGTGGGGAGATTTTTCAAGTTCCCACAATACAGacctcaatttaaaaaaaaaaaatgtgaatgcAATTAACAAAGACAAAAGTGTTATATTCTGTTTGGTTTCTTAtgtttaaggttagggctgggtaggggttaaggttgtcatgttgggattagtgtTATGGCTATAAAAATGAATGTAGAGCCCCCATAAAGATatagatacctaatctgtgtgtgtgtatacaagcCGACTGTCATGTGTCCTTTTCTCTCTCTGAATAACACCCCGAATGGGAATTTCTTTAACATACCTCAAAATTAACCCTGTAACCCTGAAGATGCAGGCGCTACTCCATCAGCGGCATCAGAATCGTGTTTTTCTGCTCCAGAAGACTCGCAAAATGACCGGTCTGCAATTTAGCCATGCTGGGGAGAATGCCTTCCACATATTTCCTACTCCACTACTGCACTTTAAAATCAGCAGGGACAATGATTAACTCATTTGTACAAAGCCACCTTCGGGAGCACACCGACATGCTCCCTCATTGTCTGGAGAGAATCCACATCAGCTATCCCTACTCTAAACTCTGCAGGGAAAGTGACTGGATGCCAGTTGCCTTTTGCCTTGCATCTATACAACCTCTGGAGAAGATGATGTTCATGGCAGTGCAGTGCTGACCTCTGTTATCTGGCATGTCAACTGTTTCATAGGCTTCACGCAAACACTTCAGGTCACTCAGATCCAAAACCTCACATAATCTGAACAGCTTTTTCCCCTGAGCTGTAAACATGTTCAACCATGAATCCTTTGAACTGTTTTTCACTCgcctatttatatttttataatgcAGATTCTGTATTGTACATTACCTAAATGAGTCTTAATATAAGCAATCATTAACCAAAAAGATGTAGGTTACTGATATGCAACGTGGTTGAGACCTTTTATGACAGTAAGAAGTGCACTTATAGGCCTGCTTTGAGGCAGGAGGAAGGACACCTTTAAGGCAGGAGGAAGGACACCTTTAAGGCAGGAGGAAGGACACCTTTAAGGCAGGAGGAAGGACACCTTTAAGGCAGGAGGAAGGACACCTTTAAGGCACTCGTCGCTAAGCTCCTGTCTTGGCCGTTTGGCCGGAGGGGCTGAGTTGGAGTGATAAGACATGGGCCTACAAAGGATGTAAGATATGAAGTCGCCATGGCCTCCCTGCTTTGCTCGGACCAACTACAGACCCCACACTCGCCGCCTCTCTGTAGAAGTGTGATAATCGTGGGTGTCTTAGGGTGCAAGATTAGTGCTAGTCAGCACTCCTCTGTGGGCTCTTCACACACACTTTACATCtcattttgaaatgtgtaaATAAAGCCAATGATTTCTCATGGCATAACTATATAAGACTGGGGAAGTATATCTGGtcggggggtgtgtgtgcgtgtctctgtctgtgtgtgtattttgatATCACCTTCTCCTTTGACATCATGTGAAATGCCGATCACTGCCGTCTCAGGGACATTCGGGTGCTCATCCTGCAGGCCATAAACAGGAGCCGCTCAGTTGCTGACCTTCACAGCCCCCATAGCATCACCCATCACAAGCTCATGTCGGTGCTTTGCGGCTCGCTACTCACCGTTAATGTCTGTGGTCCTTTAAATGATCCTCCTGCATACAATAACACCGAGACCCTGCGCTGACATGTGACTCACCAGGGCGTCCTCGATCTCCGCGGTGCCCAGCCTGTGCCCGCTGACGTTGATGACATCATCCATGCGGCCTGTGATCTGGTAGTAGCCTTGCTGGGTGCGGTAAGCCCCGTCTCCGGTGAAATAATGACCTG from Brienomyrus brachyistius isolate T26 chromosome 3, BBRACH_0.4, whole genome shotgun sequence encodes the following:
- the si:ch211-195b21.5 gene encoding uncharacterized protein si:ch211-195b21.5 is translated as MFRGDLQHSEEARQYGPGGLTIPTPDVTRYHLAYGSVLRPDRPGPRGPYAPGVRHLAAFPPPPQQRLPQCKVLPFPGSGGSRGQGDGLREDGFGQPQASASIHRGISVESAASSVCPGEAGSPPAQGGQRQPDNSAKAGEEFLRLLAARERIHAMHDRGDVRYPTARHDTAFDSCSFLRRSPVRGRSQGPQGTRRSRGRSRTRSRSRSRGKSRGRSRGKSRGRSQSRPHSRSRSRGKSQGRSESPNVRAERSLGDGTADILWKLRLVHRRKELEKLLLEAKRLILQRRDSPGEGTVEQQGSSMSTEARHFLNTIAKGMESGLLASILGERKEEMGEESREMGEKVVNVSGVQQETRTEKICDSLLPHEKVGLDVGGFSRILGLMGDSGSQQDGKKNFTDIEDEERFLYGDEEEVREELAGASSLVGSTRPQNQPATQEGAKPKSEKESLGRQEAAVKPGVEEVKKLLLKAAGLGLGVAEAARIPSGLRGKGTESAAPGHLETRQHPSSHLPVQGVWPSDGPICVTVPGRDTKAGGGRSFGDTIGRECVQGRAVKVCRAPSDPPADQQAATTCSPFPWTRTPHMGSQQCVMRPLFPAYLAPSRQPVMPELPSAPVTVPVPSKAESMQSDSGSCQQEKPSGERCEVIKGAEPAAQVESRKEYHVMELKRLLEHQGCDFIVPVVGFYCQLCEEFLGDMASAKKHMAHHVCDNQSKKQDPATGGRSTQKRGHEEADLGSWRTSEWAVIPERKTERSLLVTEFAGVTKCIRRDPAEGKGAAGGGTADSPVGCEKEKRRKKKREKKKKEKKKKKRKD